One window of Dehalococcoidales bacterium genomic DNA carries:
- a CDS encoding YraN family protein has translation MKRRNTGILGEKLAGAFLEKRGYHVLETNYRCPHGEIDIVARQKDFLVFIEVRTKTSLGMGSPEESITPAKQAKMRATAFHYWQTHDNLPQLWRIDFVAVELDRQGKPSRIEIIENAVGED, from the coding sequence ATGAAGCGCAGGAATACCGGTATTCTGGGAGAAAAACTGGCCGGCGCTTTCCTCGAAAAACGCGGGTATCATGTTCTGGAAACCAATTACCGTTGCCCCCATGGTGAAATTGATATCGTTGCCCGTCAAAAAGATTTCCTGGTCTTTATTGAGGTCAGAACCAAAACCAGCCTCGGGATGGGCAGCCCGGAAGAATCAATCACACCGGCGAAGCAGGCAAAAATGAGAGCTACCGCTTTTCACTATTGGCAGACCCATGACAACCTGCCACAGCTCTGGCGCATTGATTTTGTGGCGGTGGAGCTGGATCGCCAGGGAAAACCGTCCCGCATTGAGATTATCGAAAATGCGGTGGGCGAGGATTGA
- a CDS encoding ribonuclease HII: MSRARSANSLQIPSFNEERILEAQGYRYIAGIDEVGRGALAGPVLAAAVILPRNMRNPWVKLVRDSKMLTPAKREVLSGHLHRAAVAIGVGAASLEIIDTRGIVRATQLAMKRAVEHLATPPEALLIDYVRLPGVELPQKGVVDGDSLCISIACASIIAKVTRDRLMRKLDRVYPGYGLARHKGYGTEEHLACLCRLGASPVHRRSFRPVRDMIIE, translated from the coding sequence ATGAGCAGGGCAAGGTCAGCAAATAGCCTCCAGATACCGTCCTTCAACGAAGAGAGGATACTCGAGGCACAGGGCTACCGCTATATCGCCGGTATTGACGAAGTAGGTCGTGGCGCTCTGGCCGGGCCGGTGCTGGCGGCTGCCGTTATCCTGCCTCGAAACATGCGTAATCCGTGGGTGAAACTGGTCAGAGACAGCAAGATGTTGACGCCGGCAAAGCGAGAGGTATTGTCTGGTCACCTCCATAGAGCAGCGGTAGCCATCGGCGTCGGTGCCGCCAGCCTTGAAATAATTGATACACGGGGTATCGTCAGGGCAACGCAGCTGGCGATGAAACGGGCGGTAGAGCACCTGGCGACACCTCCGGAAGCTTTGCTCATCGACTACGTGCGTCTTCCCGGTGTGGAATTGCCTCAAAAAGGGGTGGTTGACGGGGATAGCCTCTGTATTTCTATTGCCTGCGCCTCTATTATTGCCAAGGTGACGCGTGACCGGCTGATGCGGAAGCTTGACCGGGTTTATCCCGGTTATGGACTGGCCCGCCATAAAGGTTATGGCACTGAGGAGCACCTTGCCTGCCTCTGCCGCCTGGGAGCATCTCCGGTACACCGCCGTTCCTTCCGGCCGGTCAGGGATATGATAATCGAATGA
- a CDS encoding stage 0 sporulation family protein, translated as MAEIVGVRFKKTGKVYYFDPAGIDLAVNDYVVVETARGPEFGQVVIIPGQVLASEAEKPSKSVVRKANPEDIERARELEAKEREALAECAKLVSKFNLPMKLLSAEYSLDGKRLTFYFGAAERVDFRDLVRELANRLKVRVELRQTGPRDEAKLIGGCGRCGRQLCCAGFLSEFAPVSIRMAKDQGLPLNPMKISGCCGRLMCCLGYESDYYREMKGRLPKNGQMVATASGEAKVVGNNPLKETVMVELENQAIVELPLSEISVIDERKHEQGKVSK; from the coding sequence ATGGCTGAGATTGTTGGAGTACGATTCAAGAAGACAGGTAAAGTCTATTATTTTGACCCGGCGGGTATTGATCTTGCGGTGAATGATTACGTAGTGGTCGAGACCGCCCGCGGGCCGGAGTTCGGACAGGTAGTTATTATCCCAGGTCAGGTGCTAGCCAGTGAAGCGGAGAAGCCATCAAAGTCCGTGGTGCGCAAGGCAAACCCTGAAGATATTGAACGCGCCCGGGAATTGGAGGCCAAGGAAAGAGAAGCTCTGGCCGAGTGCGCTAAACTTGTCAGTAAATTTAACCTGCCGATGAAGCTGCTGTCGGCTGAATATAGCCTTGACGGCAAGCGTCTTACCTTTTACTTCGGCGCTGCGGAGAGAGTTGATTTTCGGGATCTGGTCCGTGAGTTAGCCAATCGTTTGAAGGTGAGGGTGGAGCTGCGTCAGACAGGGCCGAGGGATGAAGCCAAACTGATAGGCGGCTGCGGCCGGTGCGGTCGTCAGCTATGCTGCGCCGGCTTCCTGAGCGAGTTTGCCCCGGTTTCCATCAGGATGGCTAAAGACCAGGGTCTGCCCCTCAACCCGATGAAAATATCGGGCTGTTGCGGTCGTTTGATGTGTTGCCTGGGTTATGAGAGTGATTACTACCGTGAAATGAAGGGCAGGTTACCTAAAAACGGTCAAATGGTTGCCACGGCTTCAGGCGAAGCCAAGGTAGTGGGCAATAATCCGCTCAAGGAAACGGTTATGGTGGAATTGGAGAACCAGGCGATTGTGGAATTACCGCTCAGCGAGATTAGCGTTATCGATGAACGGAAACATGAGCAGGGCAAGGTCAGCAAATAG